The Sinomicrobium kalidii genome contains a region encoding:
- a CDS encoding pyridoxal phosphate-dependent decarboxylase family protein, whose amino-acid sequence MKKIQELEKIARQLEPDMETRHHISRDTNTYINNFVDSLPVSPGYTTGNINRLKSMKVGEEGKPFEQLLDILGNEVDAVGINSASGRHMGYIPGGGLWTSAVADMLAAAVNRYAGIAYSSPGAVEIGNQMIRWLASVVGYPEAAHGNLTSGGSVANLIAIKAVRDHYGINASNVERSVIYFTEQVHHCIHKALHMTGLYEAVLRSVPVDENYRMDVKILRKQIEEDRHMGLNPLLVVATAGTTDTGAIDPLDKIADICEKYQMWFHIDAAYGGFFVLAEGAENRFKGMERSDSVVMDPHKTLFIPYGSGVVLVRDRNTLLASNSHKAAYMKDAYGLDEIDPADCGPELSRHFRGLRMWLPLHLHGLAPFKAALEEKLMLCRYFYEKARDSGFETGKAPDLSVAVFRIPDDPDNSRNKKFIRALHEDGRVFLSSTTIREKLWIRCAVVSFRTHLQEIDLALEMIKENRDKVLSEGGRSSVRIAGEN is encoded by the coding sequence ATGAAAAAAATACAGGAACTGGAAAAGATTGCCAGGCAGCTCGAACCGGATATGGAAACCAGGCACCATATTTCCCGGGATACCAATACTTATATAAACAATTTTGTGGACAGCCTTCCCGTTTCCCCCGGATATACGACCGGGAATATAAACCGGCTTAAATCCATGAAAGTAGGAGAGGAAGGAAAACCTTTTGAACAGCTTCTGGACATTCTTGGCAATGAGGTGGATGCCGTAGGGATCAATTCGGCCTCCGGGAGGCACATGGGGTATATTCCCGGTGGCGGACTCTGGACAAGTGCGGTGGCCGATATGCTGGCCGCTGCTGTAAACCGTTATGCCGGGATCGCCTATTCCAGTCCGGGAGCGGTGGAAATCGGGAACCAGATGATCCGGTGGCTGGCTTCCGTTGTCGGCTATCCGGAAGCGGCGCATGGTAATTTAACTTCAGGAGGCTCTGTTGCCAATCTTATCGCCATAAAAGCTGTACGGGATCATTACGGGATAAATGCATCCAATGTGGAGAGATCGGTTATCTATTTTACGGAACAGGTACACCATTGTATACACAAGGCATTGCATATGACAGGATTGTATGAAGCAGTGTTGAGGTCTGTTCCTGTCGATGAAAATTACCGGATGGATGTAAAAATACTCCGGAAGCAAATTGAAGAAGACAGGCACATGGGATTAAATCCCCTGCTGGTGGTGGCCACAGCCGGGACTACGGATACGGGAGCCATAGACCCGCTGGACAAGATCGCCGATATCTGTGAAAAATACCAAATGTGGTTTCACATCGATGCTGCTTATGGCGGTTTCTTTGTACTTGCAGAAGGAGCTGAAAACAGGTTTAAGGGAATGGAACGCTCCGATTCCGTAGTGATGGACCCGCACAAGACCCTGTTTATACCCTACGGATCGGGAGTTGTACTGGTGCGTGACCGGAATACACTGCTGGCATCAAATTCCCATAAGGCGGCCTATATGAAAGATGCCTACGGACTGGACGAGATTGATCCTGCGGATTGTGGTCCCGAGTTGTCCAGGCATTTCCGCGGACTGAGGATGTGGCTTCCGTTACACCTGCACGGACTGGCCCCTTTCAAAGCAGCTCTTGAAGAAAAACTGATGTTATGCCGTTATTTTTATGAAAAAGCCAGAGATTCGGGCTTTGAAACCGGCAAGGCACCCGATCTGTCTGTGGCCGTATTCCGGATACCGGATGATCCGGACAACAGCAGGAATAAAAAATTTATAAGGGCCCTGCACGAAGACGGCAGGGTGTTCCTTTCATCCACCACCATACGCGAAAAATTGTGGATACGTTGTGCGGTGGTCAGTTTCCGGACGCATCTGCAGGAAATTGACCTGGCTCTTGAAATGATAAAAGAGAACCGGGACAAAGTCCTTTCCGAAGGAGGCAGATCATCTGTACGGATTGCAGGCGAAAACTAA
- a CDS encoding formylglycine-generating enzyme family protein → MFRKRIYALLTFAGCSVAFLTITAWASRLQKDTFEPYTQKIRGTSAAFDMIPIPEGTYRMGSTEDNPHHKKDEIPQHKVKIAPFWMGAHEVTWDIYEMFLNKGYEQSVSDTPLTDEVDAVSRPTTPYLDMTFGMGKENMPAIGMTQYNAIQFCKWLYTKTGVFYRLPTEAEWEYACRAGSTSSYFFGNSPEKLADYAWYANNSDDKTHPIGQKKPNPWGLYDILGNVMEWTVDQYAPESYTKYAGKTVNNPVAEATELYPRVIRGGSYKSSAEDLRSAKRFASTPDWKKIDPQMPKSNWWFPEAPFLGIRVVRPLNPPSEEEIMNYYNQPPIEDY, encoded by the coding sequence ATGTTTCGGAAACGCATATATGCCCTTCTGACCTTTGCCGGGTGTTCTGTCGCATTCCTGACAATAACGGCATGGGCCTCCCGGTTGCAAAAAGACACTTTTGAACCTTATACACAAAAGATCCGGGGCACTTCGGCCGCTTTTGACATGATTCCCATACCGGAAGGAACCTACCGGATGGGAAGTACGGAAGACAACCCTCACCACAAGAAAGACGAAATCCCGCAACACAAGGTAAAAATAGCCCCTTTCTGGATGGGAGCCCATGAGGTCACATGGGACATCTATGAAATGTTCCTGAACAAAGGTTATGAACAATCCGTAAGTGATACGCCGCTCACTGATGAAGTAGATGCGGTTTCCCGTCCCACTACCCCATATCTCGATATGACCTTTGGCATGGGAAAAGAAAACATGCCCGCTATTGGGATGACACAGTACAATGCCATACAATTCTGCAAATGGCTGTATACAAAGACCGGGGTATTCTATCGCCTGCCCACCGAGGCGGAATGGGAGTACGCATGCCGTGCCGGGAGCACGTCTTCCTATTTCTTCGGAAACTCCCCGGAAAAACTTGCCGATTACGCCTGGTATGCAAACAACAGTGACGACAAAACCCATCCCATAGGCCAAAAAAAGCCCAATCCCTGGGGACTGTATGACATTCTCGGGAACGTTATGGAATGGACCGTCGACCAGTATGCCCCCGAAAGCTACACGAAGTATGCCGGAAAAACCGTAAACAATCCCGTTGCAGAAGCCACCGAACTATACCCGCGGGTCATCCGGGGCGGAAGCTACAAAAGTTCTGCAGAAGACCTGCGGTCTGCCAAACGCTTCGCCTCCACCCCGGACTGGAAAAAGATCGACCCGCAAATGCCGAAAAGCAATTGGTGGTTTCCCGAAGCCCCGTTTTTGGGAATACGGGTCGTACGCCCGTTGAACCCGCCTTCGGAAGAAGAAATCATGAACTATTACAACCAGCCCCCCATTGAAGATTATTGA
- a CDS encoding thioredoxin family protein produces the protein MGWVKYILTFILLMLMGMFTAFAQEEGLAVKWLDWEEAIEKVENEDTPKKIFVDVYTDWCGWCKKMDKNTFANPEVAAYMRNKFYMVKLDGEGKEAIEYNGRTFKYVPSGKRGYHELAAALLQNRFSYPTGVFLNEKQQLLSPVPGYQGPDKFLKVARYFGDNIYETTSWEEYSDGSR, from the coding sequence ATGGGATGGGTAAAATATATACTGACCTTTATTTTGTTAATGCTCATGGGCATGTTTACGGCCTTTGCCCAGGAAGAAGGACTGGCCGTGAAATGGCTGGACTGGGAAGAAGCCATCGAAAAGGTGGAAAATGAAGATACTCCCAAAAAAATATTTGTGGATGTCTATACAGATTGGTGCGGATGGTGTAAGAAAATGGATAAAAATACCTTTGCCAACCCGGAAGTGGCCGCTTATATGCGCAATAAATTCTATATGGTAAAACTGGACGGGGAGGGCAAGGAAGCGATTGAGTACAACGGGCGAACCTTCAAATATGTTCCGTCGGGTAAAAGGGGATACCACGAACTGGCGGCGGCATTGCTTCAAAACAGGTTCAGCTATCCTACGGGGGTTTTTCTCAATGAAAAACAACAACTGTTGTCTCCCGTTCCCGGGTACCAGGGGCCTGATAAGTTCCTGAAAGTTGCCAGGTATTTTGGCGATAATATTTATGAGACCACTTCCTGGGAAGAGTACTCGGACGGGTCGAGATAA
- a CDS encoding DoxX family protein: MKTLKNIRTTNRPLFLAIFLLRLALAATFLSAVFSRLGLWGSKSSGWEGFLEYTAQVNSFAPAGMIPFLAVSATVLETTFGILLLIGYKVRYVAYGAAVLTLFFALAMGYSFGIKDPLDYSVFVDSAAAFLLANVASSGRWSADEYLNRK, encoded by the coding sequence ATGAAAACTTTAAAAAACATCAGAACTACGAACAGACCATTATTCCTGGCGATTTTTCTGTTGCGACTGGCTCTTGCCGCCACATTTCTTTCCGCCGTATTTTCAAGGCTGGGGCTTTGGGGGAGCAAATCTTCCGGGTGGGAAGGTTTCCTGGAATATACCGCACAGGTCAACTCCTTTGCCCCGGCAGGGATGATTCCTTTTCTGGCCGTGTCGGCCACCGTATTGGAAACTACTTTTGGTATTCTGCTGCTTATCGGTTATAAAGTAAGATACGTAGCTTACGGGGCGGCTGTACTTACCCTGTTTTTTGCTTTGGCAATGGGGTATTCATTCGGAATAAAAGACCCGCTGGACTACAGTGTTTTTGTGGACAGTGCGGCGGCTTTCCTGCTTGCTAATGTGGCATCGTCCGGCAGGTGGAGTGCAGATGAGTATTTGAATAGGAAATAG
- a CDS encoding Gfo/Idh/MocA family protein codes for MKPSRNNSRRDFMKTATLATAGATVLSPFSIPGAYAAGSDVIKIALIGCGGRGTGATFQAFETGHNIKLVAMADAFKDRLEDSYSKFLRKFGKEKVDVPEERKFIGFDAYKHAIKEADVVIIATPPGFRPYHFEEAVRQNKQVFMEKPVATDAIGIRKVLAVAEEARSKKLNVVVGLQRRYQDSYVETIKKIHDGAIGDIVGGQVFWNGGGVWVRERQPGQTEMEYQMRNWYYFNWLCGDHIVEQHVHNIDVANWVKGSYPVKAEGTGGRLVRKGKDNGEIFDHHVVLFTYDDGTVIHSECRHFPGVHNRVDETFQGTKGRCFMHAGNHGTLWDAGGNEIYKHNGENNPNPYQTEHNELFAAIAKGEYKFADAENAAKSTMTAIMGRYATYSGKVISWEEALNSEVSLMPEQLNWDAKPRVLPNEDGYYPYAIPGKTKVI; via the coding sequence ATGAAACCATCCCGAAACAATTCACGAAGAGATTTCATGAAAACAGCTACCCTGGCCACGGCCGGGGCTACCGTATTAAGTCCTTTTTCCATTCCCGGAGCATATGCCGCCGGGAGTGATGTTATAAAAATCGCCCTTATAGGCTGCGGCGGCCGGGGAACCGGGGCCACATTCCAGGCCTTTGAAACCGGGCACAACATCAAACTCGTAGCCATGGCCGATGCTTTTAAAGATCGCCTGGAAGACAGTTATTCCAAATTCCTCAGGAAATTCGGAAAAGAAAAAGTGGATGTTCCCGAAGAGCGAAAGTTCATCGGGTTTGACGCGTACAAACATGCCATAAAAGAAGCTGATGTCGTGATCATTGCCACGCCTCCCGGATTCCGTCCCTATCATTTTGAAGAAGCTGTCAGACAGAACAAACAGGTTTTTATGGAAAAGCCTGTGGCCACCGACGCCATCGGTATTCGCAAAGTACTTGCGGTAGCCGAAGAGGCCAGGTCCAAAAAGCTGAATGTAGTAGTCGGTCTGCAAAGAAGATATCAGGACAGCTACGTGGAAACCATAAAAAAAATACACGACGGTGCCATCGGGGATATCGTAGGCGGACAGGTTTTCTGGAACGGCGGCGGTGTCTGGGTAAGAGAGCGCCAGCCCGGGCAAACAGAAATGGAGTACCAGATGCGAAACTGGTATTACTTCAACTGGCTTTGCGGCGATCATATCGTGGAACAGCACGTTCACAACATCGATGTGGCCAACTGGGTTAAAGGAAGCTATCCGGTTAAGGCCGAAGGTACGGGAGGTCGTCTGGTGAGAAAAGGCAAAGACAACGGGGAGATCTTTGACCATCACGTTGTCCTCTTCACCTATGACGACGGTACGGTGATTCACAGTGAATGCCGGCATTTTCCGGGGGTCCACAACCGTGTTGACGAAACTTTCCAGGGAACAAAAGGACGGTGCTTTATGCATGCGGGAAACCACGGAACGTTATGGGATGCCGGCGGCAATGAAATCTATAAGCACAATGGCGAAAACAATCCCAATCCCTACCAGACGGAACACAACGAACTCTTTGCCGCCATTGCAAAAGGGGAATACAAGTTCGCCGATGCTGAAAATGCCGCTAAAAGTACCATGACAGCCATAATGGGCCGGTATGCCACCTATTCCGGGAAGGTCATTAGCTGGGAAGAAGCACTGAATTCGGAAGTAAGCCTTATGCCGGAACAGCTCAACTGGGATGCCAAACCGAGGGTATTACCAAATGAAGACGGGTATTATCCCTATGCCATTCCGGGGAAAACCAAGGTTATTTAA
- a CDS encoding serine hydrolase produces the protein MLRNIHYVFIAVLLAACKQEASETGTAEMREAPLETALSSDLTKIRKVMDHPDKHGVQVVFSRITYDDAGKPVFEDFSYHANDSVYFYPASTVKFPVAILAMERLKEKKWMDRNTRFYLEEDTVETTVAEEVKKIFAVSDNVAFNRLFEFLGTDYINHKMEEKGLVPFRLSHRLSTSDAANIATKPIVAYKNDTTLVQLFSSYNEEPQPLDLKATMKGKGYMKDSTLAEGPMDFSLKNYYPVKTLHNTMKRLIFPEQYPEEHRFDLKDGDRKFLLYAMKATPGQAGYDREEYPDSFDRFFMYGDTITTIPENIEIYNKVGYAYGTLTDCAYIKDKKNKVEFILTATVLVNENGIFNDGVYDYEETGLPFLAELGRQIYQNELAVKQ, from the coding sequence ATGCTAAGGAATATACACTATGTTTTTATTGCTGTTCTGCTCGCGGCCTGCAAGCAGGAAGCTTCTGAAACCGGGACAGCCGAAATGAGGGAAGCTCCCCTGGAGACTGCACTTTCTTCCGATCTCACCAAAATACGAAAGGTGATGGACCACCCGGACAAACACGGGGTACAGGTCGTCTTTTCCCGGATCACTTATGATGATGCCGGTAAGCCGGTTTTCGAGGATTTTTCGTATCATGCCAATGACAGTGTTTATTTTTATCCGGCCAGCACGGTCAAGTTTCCGGTAGCCATATTGGCCATGGAAAGGTTGAAGGAGAAAAAGTGGATGGACCGGAATACGCGTTTTTACCTGGAGGAAGATACGGTGGAAACAACGGTAGCAGAGGAAGTGAAAAAGATATTTGCGGTGAGTGATAATGTAGCGTTTAACCGCCTTTTTGAGTTTTTGGGAACCGATTACATCAACCATAAAATGGAAGAGAAGGGGCTCGTTCCTTTCAGACTGTCACACCGGCTTTCTACAAGCGATGCGGCCAATATTGCTACCAAGCCTATCGTGGCTTATAAGAACGACACCACACTGGTGCAATTATTTTCCAGTTATAACGAAGAACCGCAACCGCTTGATCTGAAAGCCACGATGAAAGGAAAGGGGTATATGAAAGACAGCACTCTCGCCGAAGGCCCGATGGATTTTTCCCTGAAGAACTACTACCCGGTAAAAACGCTGCACAATACCATGAAAAGGCTTATTTTCCCCGAACAGTACCCGGAAGAACATAGATTTGACCTGAAGGACGGGGACCGGAAGTTCCTTCTTTATGCCATGAAAGCTACTCCAGGCCAGGCAGGCTATGACCGGGAGGAGTACCCCGATAGTTTCGACCGCTTTTTTATGTATGGTGATACCATTACCACAATCCCGGAAAACATAGAAATATACAATAAAGTAGGGTATGCCTACGGAACCCTAACTGACTGCGCTTATATCAAAGACAAGAAAAACAAGGTGGAATTTATACTTACGGCCACAGTGCTTGTCAATGAGAACGGTATTTTTAACGATGGTGTATACGATTATGAAGAAACCGGCCTGCCCTTTCTGGCCGAGTTGGGCAGACAGATTTATCAGAATGAACTTGCTGTCAAACAGTAA
- the uvrB gene encoding excinuclease ABC subunit UvrB, with protein sequence MKFHVKSDFKPTGDQPEAIRQLVSGITKDERYQTLLGVTGSGKTFSIANVIEEVQRPTLVLAHNKTLAAQLYSEFKQFFPDNAIEYFVSYYDYYQPEAYIPVTGTYIEKDLSINDEIEKLRLSTTSSLLSGRRDVLVVASVSCLYGIGNPTEFRKNVIPIERDQVISRTRFLHQLVQSLYSRTTGDFLHGTFRIKGDTVDVFPGYADNAFRIHFFGDEIEDIEAFDPQTNQIQEKYEKLNIYPANIFVTSPDVLQNAIKQIQDDLVKQVDYFRETGKQLEAKRLEERTNFDLEMIRELGYCSGIENYSRYLDGREAGTRPFCLLDYFPDDYLMVVDESHVTIPQVHAMYGGDRSRKENLVEYGFRLPAAMDNRPLKFEEFEALQNQVIYVSATPADYELQKSDGIYVEQVIRPTGLLDPEIEVRPSQNQIDDLVEEIQLRTDKDERVLVTTLTKRMAEELTKYLSRIQVRCRYIHSDVDTLERVEIMQDLRKGLFDVLIGVNLLREGLDLPEVSLVAILDADKEGFLRSARSLTQTVGRAARNLNGKAIMYADRITDSMQKTIDETNYRREKQISYNEANNITPTALNKKIDSGSSLSRSPVSEYHNNNRNNHLQAAEPEMEYRSKDQVEKTIREKRKAMEKAAKDLDFMQAAALRDEIKALQEKVKSMQ encoded by the coding sequence ATGAAATTCCATGTAAAATCAGATTTTAAACCCACGGGAGACCAGCCTGAGGCCATACGCCAACTGGTTTCCGGAATTACTAAAGACGAAAGGTACCAGACGCTCCTCGGGGTAACCGGGTCGGGAAAGACCTTTTCCATTGCCAATGTCATTGAAGAAGTGCAACGCCCCACCCTGGTCTTGGCCCATAACAAGACACTGGCCGCACAGCTCTATTCGGAATTCAAACAGTTCTTCCCCGATAACGCCATAGAGTATTTCGTATCCTATTACGATTATTACCAGCCCGAAGCCTATATCCCCGTAACGGGAACCTATATAGAAAAAGACCTTTCCATCAATGATGAAATAGAAAAGCTCAGGCTCAGCACCACTTCCTCTCTGCTCTCCGGAAGAAGGGATGTTCTGGTTGTAGCCTCGGTATCCTGCCTCTACGGCATAGGAAACCCTACGGAATTCAGGAAGAACGTCATTCCCATTGAACGCGACCAGGTGATCTCCCGGACCAGGTTCCTGCATCAACTGGTACAAAGCCTCTATTCCAGGACAACAGGAGATTTCCTTCACGGCACCTTCCGGATCAAGGGAGATACGGTGGACGTATTTCCCGGTTATGCCGACAATGCCTTTCGCATCCACTTCTTCGGGGATGAAATAGAAGACATCGAAGCCTTCGACCCGCAGACCAATCAGATCCAGGAAAAATACGAGAAACTGAACATTTACCCGGCCAATATATTCGTGACCTCCCCGGACGTATTGCAAAATGCCATCAAACAGATCCAGGACGACCTGGTAAAACAGGTCGACTATTTCAGGGAAACCGGGAAGCAGCTCGAAGCGAAACGCCTTGAAGAACGCACGAATTTTGACCTGGAAATGATCCGCGAACTGGGATACTGTTCGGGAATAGAAAATTACTCCCGTTACCTCGACGGCCGCGAAGCCGGGACAAGGCCCTTCTGCCTGCTCGACTATTTCCCGGACGATTACCTCATGGTGGTGGACGAAAGCCACGTGACCATCCCCCAGGTACATGCCATGTACGGTGGTGACCGTTCCCGGAAGGAAAACCTGGTGGAATACGGTTTTCGTCTCCCCGCTGCAATGGACAACCGCCCGCTGAAATTCGAAGAGTTCGAAGCCCTCCAGAACCAGGTAATCTATGTAAGTGCCACCCCGGCCGACTACGAACTGCAAAAAAGTGACGGGATCTATGTGGAACAGGTCATCCGTCCCACAGGCCTGCTCGACCCGGAAATTGAAGTGCGCCCCAGCCAGAACCAGATCGATGACCTCGTGGAGGAAATACAACTCCGGACAGATAAAGACGAACGCGTACTGGTAACTACCCTCACCAAACGCATGGCCGAGGAACTGACAAAATACCTGAGCAGGATACAGGTACGGTGCCGTTACATTCACAGCGATGTGGACACCCTGGAACGGGTAGAGATCATGCAGGACCTGAGAAAAGGGCTGTTCGACGTACTTATCGGGGTCAACCTGCTCCGGGAAGGACTGGACCTGCCCGAAGTATCCCTCGTCGCCATTCTCGACGCCGACAAGGAAGGGTTTTTACGCAGTGCCCGCTCCCTGACACAGACCGTGGGAAGGGCCGCAAGGAACCTCAACGGAAAAGCCATCATGTATGCCGACAGGATCACGGACAGCATGCAAAAAACCATTGATGAGACCAATTACCGCAGGGAAAAACAAATAAGCTACAATGAAGCCAACAACATCACCCCTACGGCATTGAACAAAAAAATAGACAGTGGCAGCAGCCTGAGCAGAAGTCCGGTTTCGGAATATCATAACAACAACAGGAACAATCATTTACAGGCCGCCGAACCGGAAATGGAATACCGTTCCAAAGACCAGGTGGAAAAAACCATCCGCGAAAAACGCAAAGCCATGGAAAAAGCGGCCAAAGACCTCGATTTTATGCAGGCAGCCGCGCTACGGGATGAAATAAAAGCACTCCAGGAAAAAGTCAAATCCATGCAGTAA